caaattccaaaaaataagaattttctctcattgctttcatggttcaggtttcacagggttaaaaggTCACAGAGGCTCTGGTTTTATATTTGTATTACAAGACTTTGAAATGGTCTCAGACCATGGACAACCGCGTTCTAGTAGTCAATTACATTTTTACTTGTGTGACTTTTTGTAGGTGACTTTGTTGCATTTCTCATGAAGCACACCTAAATGTCTATGAAAAGGTATAAAATGAACACTCTAAAGCAGCTTAGAATTACTAATGACTGTAGTACTGCACAAGTATTACTGCACATTTTTAGCACATATAAATTCAAGACGTCTTCATTTATTCAGTTGTTCACTTTTATTTTATGTTGGCAGCAACAGCAATGACCATCATCTTTCACAAATtgtataaataaaaaaatatatattgtgcaACTTACCATTTTATATACTAGTCAAAGAAACTCTTAGTCTACACTCAGTTACAGCAGCGGTCAAGTTCAGTTTACAAACAGGAATGTGCCGTCATCGCAAGACACTGTGTCAGATTGTTTCCATTTGAACATATATTGGCTGCACAGCAAAGTGAACACAAGTACACGTACAGCATGTACTCCTAATTCACAAATATCACATCCGAAAAATAGTAAAGGAAATAAATAGACATATCTTTTTTCCATTTGAAGGATATAAAAAAGAATTTAAATCAATGCACTTCATTTTTTTCCTACTCTTTATCTTTCTGTTTCAAGGAACAAGCCCACTATCTAAGAGGAGACTAGTGCACATAAACAAAGCATCCTATTCTACAGGGATTTGCACACCCGCCAGTGGTCTGGATGGAATGGAATGTGAGACCTAGACTAATTGATGTACAAAGTCATGTACAACATATTTGACAAGCATCTCGGCGTTCATTAGATCACAAATACAAAACCTGAAACATTATCATAGTCTCTATTTTCAGGAAAATTGAAGAGGAATCACATTTTCTAGCTGTACAAGAACAACTAATTCTGTATCCTGTCTTCTTTCTAAGATTCCTCCGTGGATTTATTTCAGAATAACTCGTCAGCCCATATAAATGAATAGAACCACAAATTGAAGATTTCTATAAAATCTCCCTACTCCCAATATGCCAACTTAGACAGTAGGCCTGTCTTTTTTTACATCTACAGTGAAGCTGTTGATAAAGCAGTACAATTGACAGAGTAGAAATCATATGCTTTTTTAACCAAAATAATGACTTTGATAAGAAAGAACAAATAGGAAAAATACAATTATAAAGCACGTTAGAAACTCATTCTTGTGAGTTCACTTGAAAAACCCCTGCCAAGAGTCTTGTTAGGCGTCAGCACAGGTCTGAAGATAGCCAATGACATCGCTTAAATCCGTGGCTGGGTGGAGCCAAACAAATCAATGAACGGTCATGCCACAATAAAACGCAtgccacctcacacacacctctcacaattacacacacacgcacacacacacgcacacacttagagCACGTAGTTTGCACTACAATAATGTTAGGCACGTAATAATAATGTTATACTAAAATATGTACAGGTGTGCACAGCACAATGCCACTTGTGTGAACTTTAAAGCTAATGTGAAAACAGGAAATAATCTGGCCAGTTAAATGACTATGACATAGCAGGCAAATAGACCTCAGAGCAAAGAGACTTTGGGTGTACAGGATGATCCAATACAACAAGCAACGTGAACATGTGCGAGAATCTGTGATTGTCACATTACCAACAATGAAGTAACAGGGATCCACAGGCAGCATATACTGTACAGCGCCAGATACAAAGCCATGGTTATGAACATGGTCATCGtccatgtgggggggggggcataataataataataataataataataataataataataataataataaagggcTGTAACAGCTATCTGACAAATTTCAGTTGATAATATTTCCTCATTATTATTCAATTACACCCCTAGCAATAACAAATATGTACAGGCGTGCATCTGATACAAGCCTGTGAAAGGGATTGATAGTTTGATGTTTGGATAGTCTACACAGGTGTTTAGTCTACACAGGTGACTTCAAGAGAAAGACTGGAGTAGGCAGGTGCTGCAATGCAGCAAGCTAATACACCTGACCAGGCAGGTCACGCACATGGCCATGGGgttcagcctgggtcatttcccaaccctaccccatgtctctctcAGGACTTATTTCCAGTCTCCCCTCGTAATTTCCTAtttgaataaaggcataaaagccccctgaaatgaaaaaaatgagtaAAAAGAAAGTCTGGAGCAGCAATGTTTAAGTGTGTGAAATTGAGAACTAAATGGTCCGCTACAACTGGACTAGCAGAACACCGGTTTTGACATCAACATGAATTAACTCAAGTTGCATTATCCACTTTGTGACAGAATTTGTCACGGTGCACTTTAAAAGTTCTGAAAGATGCACTTTGAAAGTCCTGTTAGAGCTTAATCCAGTGTATGACTTTCCACTGTTGTCTGCAAACATCATGTAGAGACTGGAAATGATGCCTTGGTCTTAATGGTCAACATCCATGGTCATTTGATGCAGTAGATACTGACGCCGACCAACAAGGAAGGCTTTCTACTCAGTGCATGTGACTTCCAGAAAACATGCTTCATGCAAATTCTGAGTTCAAATCAGGTCTTACACTTTTAGcctactttttattttttactcgCCTTTTTTAATAAGAGCAAGAAATGACAACCACAGCCTTCAGCAGGCTTAcaaaagttcaagaaaaaaatCTTGCAATGCTGCACCACTGCCATTGGTAGCTCAGATAGAGCAGGAGTTGGCCCTTTTTTTGCGTGGTTTGGGATCCCCAAACTCTTTCCCATCGTCCGCACAGCGGCTGAAGGAGCAGATTGTCTGAGACAGGCGGCGCATGCCCAGCCGAAACACACTGTTGGACAGACTGTAGATGACACAGTTGCAGAAACTGTTACTGATGGCCAGCCAGGTGGTGACAAAAGACAGCGCTGGGCTGTCCAGCACGTGAGAGCTCTCCAGGAGGAAGTAGATGATGTAGGGCAGCCAGAGTGCATAGAAGACGCTTGTGATCCTGAAGAGAACCATGGCGTAGCGTTTGTCTGGCCCGTGGTGGTGACCTGCTGCGTGGTGTCCCCCCCTACTGCTGCTGTTTCCACCGGCCTCCCCTCCACCGCCGCCAGTCTCCATCTCCTGGCTGGGGAAGCGTGCACGCCGCTCGTTGATCTCCCGGTTGTGCTGCTGGCAGATGCGGAAGATGTGGAAGTAGGTGAAGCACACCACCAAGGCGGCGGGCGCGTACAGCAGGCACACGATGAACCCGGTGAAGAGCGCGGAGGTGGGCCAGGCCTGGGCGCACCACTCGAATATATCCCCGTGGTAACCGGGCTTTCCCCAGCCGAAGAAGGACGGCAGGAACACGGCGCCGGAGTAGAACCAGATTAGCGCAATGCAGATTCGCAGGCGGCACGGCGTCACCAGCTGATTGTAGGACAGCGGCTTGGTGATGGCAAGGTAGCGGTCCACGCTGATGCCGGCCAGGCAAGACATGGACACGCTCTTGAGCACAGAGATGACGTAGCTGAACACCTGACACGTGAGGGGCTCCTGGGCGTCTGTCGGGTGGTGCAGCAGGGACAGGGTGGGTACCAGGCAGCTCAGCCCCACCAGCAGGTCAGCGTAGGCCATGGTCTGGATGAAGTAGCTGGTGGTGTAGTGATGCAGCAGAGGGGCGCAGTGGAACACAAAGATGACCGTCAGGTTTCCAGCAATGATGAGAACAGTCAACACCACGATAACAATGGTTTCCAGCACACAAGCCTCTGTGCCTTCAGCCAAGCCCCAGCCCAATGGACATGAGTGGTTAAAACCGATACCGACAGACCTGACAAGGCTATCATTTTCAGCGGGCGCCAGTTTGACAAGCTCTGATTGGTTCATTGTTGTGGAGGTCGATCTTGCCTGGCCCCAGGAGGCAAGTAGACTTGTGCTTATGTTTATCTGTCTAGCACAGCACAAACCAAGTACACAGTTTGTACTGGAGAAAGGTATGACCTTGTCAGGTATTTTTTTTGTCGGCAAACAGCTCAATCTGCCCTTTCATTCACATAGTTGGGATTTGATCAATTGAACAGCACAAACAATAAACACAAACCACAGAGGGAGACAAAAAACAGATGAAAAATAAAGGAAAGTAGAGCCTTTTCGATCTTTCCAGTTGGTCATGgtcaacatgtacagtatgtgtgtggctggctcAAACAAATCCTCTCAGCCTCCCACTGTTTAAAGAAGAGCTGTTGAGGCAAGCAGGCAGCAGCACAGACgagaaggaggagcagaggagagcatcTCTAGTGGGACCCTCAGCAACCCCTTATCCGGGGTTCCCATCCTGACTGCTGTCCGCCTCCATCTGCTCCTGGTCAAGGCCACCAGCTGAGAACATTCACTCGGAGTCGGAGCACCATCACATATGTATATGGGATTAGAATTTTGGCAAAGTGTTGAGTTCTCACTATATTGTCACAAGCACTTTGCGTGATTTTTTGGACAGAGTTCAATGGGCACTGTAGAATGTTTGAGCAAAATTCTAGAAGACCCGGATGagaatccttactcctcaaagggttgaaAGAGAGGCTGAACGCAGAATTTTCTGTGTGTTCCTTTTACCAAAGCCGAGGCATTAGAGGTAGTATACATATTGTAAATAAATGATAATATGGTTGGATACCAGCTGCTATAAGCTCCTGGACAACTAGTGCCGAGCTGAGCTCGAACTCAACAGGGCAGGCAAATAGGGCCACTCTGCACGGAagtccatacatgcacacagtgtCTCTGTCAAAATGTGGTGACTGTCAATGTGTGCGCTCTCTTTTGCCCAtatcaaaacacagacacactctaaaTAAACACaaagtggtgtgagtgtgtgtgtgtgtgtgtgtgtgtaagtgtgtgtgcgtgcgagtacacttgcgcttgagtgtgtgtctAAACGCTCTGCAGATCACACTAGTTGCCGTGCTTATATAGCCAGCAGAGAAAAACAGCAGCTGAAACTGACTGGATTATCAATTTCTGAGATCATGTTATGTGGCCCACAGTGGAGGCTTTTGGTCTACTTTAGTTTATTCCCAGTCCATTTAGGCTTCATGAACTCTGgctttttggcaaaaaaaaaacagtagaggGAGAAAAATCAAGGTCCTATTCATGGGAGAGCTGGAAGGTGAAAGCAAAACGGCTGGTAGTCACCACCTCGTCTGTAAGCGCTTTCAACTGGCCGACTGAAAGGAAAGTGGCGGATGAAACGCAGTGTCAGCACCAGCACGCTTATCTGAAGAGAGTCTCCCCTTTCAAATCCCGCCTGAAAGCACAAAAGTCTCTGTGGAGGTTAAATCTGTTGCCTCCTGCCTCCCGCTTGTACATGCAAAACATACAAAACTTGTTTGTGTTATTTGCCACCGCCCCTACAGGCGCCTAATTTTCTGAGATGggcacaaaaaaagagaagaaaaaatcaCAAGTATCCAGTTATCTCTGATGGCAGACAAGAACAAGAAATCATTGTCCGTTTCATCTGTGAGTTTCACGTGGTAATCCCATTTAGTTCCAAGTTTCCGGTTTCAAGTTCAGGTCCTCTGGCCATCCACGCCTTGTCTATTTTTTTGTCCAGAACATGAGCAAAAAATGAATAACTACACAAGCAAATAAATGACCAAGATACCAGCAGTTCTTGTGCCTTGTTCCTTGCCTGGCTCCTTTCTTCAAACTCCTCTTCCAGGAGTTCATACACAAACCCTCTCAGTGCAAAACCAAAGACCGGCACGGCACCCTTGATATCATAAGTGCAGGCAGCTACAACAGTCATCGGAATTACAGCACAGCGAAATATCCGTCCACTCCATCGAAGCACACAGGCAGGATACTGAGAAAGGCACAGAAGCCTCttgaaaaagagaaaatgacaaaaagaagATAGCAGGTACTAAAAGAACAAGCgagagcagcagagaggagaagcCTCACACCATCCACGCAGGCAGAAAAAGATGCTGTGACTGCTGAACACTAccgcctccctctctttctctgtctctttggatctctcccaccccctccctccctcgtgctctccctctccctctccttctccttctccccgcCCTCCGCTTGTGGCTGCACCTGAGGTCCAgctttctcctccctccaccaTGTTACTCTTCCATCACTCTGTTCTCATTGCTTTCCCTCAATGCCTCTTCTCTTTGTACaataaatggatttctgtttgggtttttttttgggggggggggtgttagagggggaaaaaacatttcatttccagaattcctcCCTCCCCGTTCATTTACTGTCTGCCTTCCCTTCCCCCCAACTTATCCCACACCCTCACTGTCTCCCTAACATGCGCgccgcgcacacaagcacgcacgcgcacacacacacacacacacacatacacacgcacacactccccatGCTGCTTTCCAGTCAGTTTACACAGCCCAGTGACCATGCCAAGCTACCCCTGCCCCTTGGTTACAGTTGCCATGCATTTCAGTCAGACCGGACCCTCCCTCGCTCGCAGCAGCTGACAACAAACAGGGACAAATggggcattcgtgtgtgtgtgtgtgtgtgtgtgtgtgtgtgtgtgtgtgtgtgtgtgtgtgtgtgtgtgtgtgtgtgtgtgtgtgtgtgtgtgtgtgtgtgtgtgtgtgtgtgtgtgcctgaatctGGAACCTTTCATCCTCTTTCCAGGCAGGCAattcttattttttccaaaacaTCCACATCCACAACATTTTCAACACCATATTGTGGTTGTCATCTTTTCAAAGTAGTATTTATTGTAACGACCTGATGTCGGCGGTAAACAGCTACAGTACCGATACATGCAGTAGGTGAGCCATGCATGCTGCCACCGGTATCAAGCTGCAGTTTCACCCTCCCAGAAAACAGAGGCAACAATGCCCATCTTCATGCCAACGGGCCTGCTCAATAATTCATCAGCGTGAAGAATAGAATGGAGCAAGAGGACAATGCTCTCAGGAAAGGTAACAATGATGGAAATACGATCTCTGTGTCCTTCTGCTGGATCTGCTTGATCCTCATCTCCATAGCCCTGAACTGGGATTCGCTTCAGTTCAGCTCCCACTACTGGCTCACTAATTAAGGACCAGACCCCCAGGGGCAAAAACACTTACAGCAGAATTGAGAGCGCACATACTTGCATGCACAGACGTacgcacgtgcacagacacacacatgcaggcgcacgcaagcacacgcaccaTAGAAGAGAAGATCAAAGGTATACTAAACTCTCTTGCTGAAATTCACACTTTAAATCCATTTCCCTTTAACTGAAAAGTGAAATTTGGCACTTCAATAGACAACAGAAATCAATAACAAGGATCAGTTCCAAAACATCTAAAGTTAATATTTACATAGATATTTAATGTCAAAACTGCAAAGAAACCAATGAACCAGAAACAGCACCTGCGGAAACGATACCAAATCGGGGTGAtctatgcgcgcacacgcacaagcacactcacacgcacacaaaatagtGAGTTCCTCTAGCTTCTGTAATCTAAACAATGGTTATGTATGTAACTGTGGTTCAATGAGTTTCAGATTGCAAGGCAGTGGTAAAAGTTCACTCACTGCTTGGGGGAAGAACATCCGCTCAGGCGTCAAAGCAAACAACTGAACTCCACACAATCAGTGCCTTTATAATGACTATCCCTGCCCACATTCAATTAATCACAATCTGTGTTACATTCCACACCAGAACTAATTTTCATTCAGGATAGCATCAAATTTCCAGAGACAGCAGAATTACAGCATCAGTAACCTGCTGCGGCTGTTGGCACCATTACTTATCATTCAATCAGCATTATAATCATTGTCAAAGGAAGATGTGGTGATTTATAAACAGTCCTGTAAGTGCTGCCGGCAGCTTCACAGCTTCGGGGGTTGCTCCATTATATAAATAGCACAGGATGCTACGTCAATATTGTtatttcacacacagacagatcacAGAGGACAAAATAAGACAATGAATTAAATTGTATAATCTCCGGCGTACATAAGCACTAAAGCACAGAACATTCACTCACAGAATTTTCTGCACTGTGATATCCTACCAAAAAACACGTCACCCATCCTATGACATTGACGGCTGGAAGGCTTATTCACTGAGATTCCACTATATATACAATAACAAGACCAGTAGACAACACCAGCGATACAAAGCAAAAGGCACAAACATGAATCCTCTAGCTTAGTTCTCCAATTAGCCTAGTACTGACTCCTTGACAAAGGTCACCTTAAAAGGCACAGGGCACCAGAAGGAAAAAGCATTAATAGACGATGATTTACCTTTGTGATGAGGATGCGGTAGCGTTCGAGAAGGTCTTGGTCGCTCTGGCATCCAGAGAGTAACTGCCAGACCTCAGCTCTCAGGGCCTCTGGGACACCGGGCCTCACCAGAGCAGACAGACCCTTTGGCCGCACACACAGGTTGCTGTGCCTGACAGAACATATAGGATGGGTCACAGCCATGCTCAAAAGGCAATCCAAAAGGCATGATTTTAATCCACTGAAACTATTCCGATTCTGAAGGTAAAACTGGTCAATCGGTAGTTTATCAAAAGTATGGATGAGGTGACATATAAAAGTTTTGGACGGCTTCACAACCCACGAGAAAGTCCATTCACAGTCAGGGCCACTTAGGGATGTGAAATTGGTG
This is a stretch of genomic DNA from Engraulis encrasicolus isolate BLACKSEA-1 chromosome 6, IST_EnEncr_1.0, whole genome shotgun sequence. It encodes these proteins:
- the gpr52 gene encoding G-protein coupled receptor 52 codes for the protein MNQSELVKLAPAENDSLVRSVGIGFNHSCPLGWGLAEGTEACVLETIVIVVLTVLIIAGNLTVIFVFHCAPLLHHYTTSYFIQTMAYADLLVGLSCLVPTLSLLHHPTDAQEPLTCQVFSYVISVLKSVSMSCLAGISVDRYLAITKPLSYNQLVTPCRLRICIALIWFYSGAVFLPSFFGWGKPGYHGDIFEWCAQAWPTSALFTGFIVCLLYAPAALVVCFTYFHIFRICQQHNREINERRARFPSQEMETGGGGGEAGGNSSSRGGHHAAGHHHGPDKRYAMVLFRITSVFYALWLPYIIYFLLESSHVLDSPALSFVTTWLAISNSFCNCVIYSLSNSVFRLGMRRLSQTICSFSRCADDGKEFGDPKPRKKRANSCSI